A stretch of DNA from Candidatus Atribacteria bacterium ADurb.Bin276:
AATTCTTTCATTCTGAAGAATCCATGGTTTTTTACCTGACATTATAAGAATTCCATTCATTCCAATTCCACAATTCCATAATTTCTCAATCCTACAAATAATAAAAGATGACTCATGAGATTGCCACGACCTCAAAAAACCAGGTCTCGCAATGACGGATTGAGTAGATGATATCCTCACGGCTTCTGAATACGAAGCCTCAGGATGACCGAATAAAGAATCCATTTAATGGTATTTATAGGATAGGAAAATAAAAAGGGTTCGGAAAGAGGTTATTTCCGAACCCTTTTTTTAAAAAATCAAGAAATAATTGGCTAGGCTTACTCTTGCTCAATTGAAACCGTATTAAAGAACTTTCGTTCGGTGGGATACATCACAAACCCACGGACGTTTTTCTTGAAAACCATGAATACTTTGGCATGAGCGATTGGTACCCAAGGAACATCGGCATGAATGATTTCCTGGGCTTTTTCATAAAGAGCAGTACGTTCAGCAATATCATAGGTACGCTGAGCTTTAATTAGAATGTCGTGTAATTCATCATTGCGATAAAAAGCAACATTTCCTGCGCTTCCTACGATAGCGGCATCTTTATCAAGCAGTACATAGATGAAGTTATCTGGATCGCCATTATCTCCTGTCCACCCTAACATGCACATAGGATGCTTTCCAGCTTCGGTTTCCTGAAGATAGGTTCCCCATTCAACCGAGTAGATGTTGGCTTTAATCCCAACTGCTTCCAAGTCAGCTTGAATAGCTTCGGCAATTTTGGGAGGATCGAACATATAGGGGCGAGAAACTGGCATGACCCAGAAGGTAGTTTCAAAACCATTGGGATAACCAGCTTCTTTCAGGAGCTCGATGGCTTTTTCGGGATTATATTCATAATCTTCAATGGTATCATTGTAGCCCCACATAATCGGTGGAATAGGATTCTTTGCCAGAAGTGCTGTTCCCTGGAAAAGATATTCAACAATTTCTGGTTTATTAATAGCATGGGCGATGGCTTTTCTGACTCGAACATCGCCAAAAGGTTTCTCAAATCCGGGTGTATCTTCACCCATATTCATGGCTAAGTACCCAACATTTAATCCCGGGGCTTCCTGAATATAGAGATTGGGATTATTTTTAATCCGTTCCAAATCATCAGCATTTGGATATTCCATACTATCGATAGACCCTTTTTCCAGCTCGATAAGTCGAACTGAAGGATCGGGTATGGACCGGAAGATCAGTTTATCGACATATGCCCGTCCACCCCAGTAGTCGAGATTAACTTCCAAGGTGAGGTGGTCATCTTTTACCCATTCGACAAATTTAAAGGGTCCAGTACCAACTGGATTTTTAAAGAAGTCAGCTCCATACTTTTCGCCAGCAGCTGGACTCACCATAGATGCGGTAAACATAGCGAGGCTAGTCATGATAGTAGAATTAGGATTACTGAGGATAATTTGCGCTGTATAATCGTCGACTTTTACCACATCCTTGACGTCGGTAAACATCCACTGCCAATAGGCCCATTCCCCATTTTTAAAGAAAGGATGGTCAGGATCAAATTGTCTCTTTAGAGAATAAACAACTGCATCTGCATTGAAGTCGGTTCCATCATGGAATTTGACACCTTTTCGAAGATGGAACGTAAAAGATAATCCATCGGGAGAAATTTCCCAGGATTCGGCTAAAGCTGGTTCGACTTCGGAAGTCCCTGGTTTATAACGGACTAAGCCTTCAAAAATGTTATCGGTCATTGAAATAGAAATCCCGTCTGTGACATCGGCAGGATCCAATCGAGATGCGTCACCTGCGCTTCCATGAATAAGAGTTCCCCCCACTTGTACACATCTTCCTTGTGCCGAGGCAAAACCAATTAAACCAACGACTAACATAAATATTGTTCCCCACATCATCCATTTTTTCATGATAATAATAAACCTCCTTTAAACGAATTTAAAAACCAATTGAAATTTCCGTTTATATCTTTAATATCCTTTTGCTTTTAAGCTATGAAACAAAATTGAGGATGGTACATTCCCGATAAATACTTAATTTTTTCCCTCCTTTCAATCAACTGGTAAAAAAATTATAGCATAACAATAAAAGGCAGTAATAGGTTAATGAGAATGAAAAAATTGAGAGGGAGAGGGGGCGAGGGGGTGAGGGGGAGAAAAAGGAAAAGGAAAGAGGACTCAGGATGACGGTATCATAAAACGGTGTTATATTTTCAAGATAGACCCTCATGCTGCATGCCAGCACCAGATATAAGGATGAAAATCCAAGATTCGACATGCCATGGCATGTCGCTACATTAAATAAAGACCGGGCACAAAAAAATTGCATCCCACCATTTAAATATCTTTTGAAGGATTTGTTTTTCAAATCCGCAGATAAATTTGCAGAACAAAAGATTCTAAATATATAATAACAAGAAAGAATTCTTTATTATTTTTAAGATGATGAAATTCGATGTTAAATTATGGTAGAATAATCTGAAATTGAATTTAAAAAATCTTTGAGGAGGTGATAAAGCTTTCCTAGTTATGGAAGCTAAAGTTTTTATAAACCAATCGTAAGCAAAAAAATGTAGGAGGGAAATTTATGAAAAAGTCATTCATTTTTATTCTTTTAGTAGGAATTCTGGTTTTTACTTTTGTCGTAGGAGTGGGAGCACAAGAAAAGAAGTTGAAATTTGCCTGGTGTCCAACTATTGAAGATCCATTTTATAGAATGATCGGCAAAGGAATTGCCGACAAATGTGAGGAATTAGGTATTGATCTCTTTGTTACTGAATATTTAAAGTCCTGGGGTGCTGAAATCCAGGTTCCAGTTTTGGAAGCCACCGCTGCCCGGGGAGATATTGACCTGCTCATTACCGGTCCTGCTGCTAAAGACTCGTTGATTGCTCCATTAAAGAAAATTTATGACAGTGGTATAGAAGTCCTCACCGTTGATACCTATCTTGGTGATGGAGATTATTCCAAAGAGAGCGATTATTCCTTCCCACTTTCTTTCATTGGAACTGATAACTTCCAGGGTGGAGTTGAAGTCGGAAAACACCTTGCGGAAATGATCGGAGGTAAGGGAAAGGTATTTGTTTCAACCACCAATCCTGATGTATCCAGCGTTGTGGAACGAGTAGAAGGTTTTAAAAAAGGTATTTCTGATTATCCGGATATTGAATTGGTTGGAGTAGAATACAACCTGGATAATCAGGAAAAAGCCCAGCAACAAACTGCCGCAGCTCTCCAGGCCAATCCCGATATCGTTGGTGTGTTTGGTACCAACCTCTTTAGTGCTCGTGGTTCCTACCAGGCAGTGGTTAACGCTGGTTTGACTGGAGCGGTTAAAATTGCTTCTTGGGATGCCACTGTAGACTTGATCAATGCTTTAAAAGAAGGCCAAGTTGACCTGGTCTTAGCTCAAAATCCATATGCTATGGGCCAATTGGCTGTTGAATGGGGTTACAAATTCTTCACTGAAGACGCTGAGGTTCCCAAGAAACTCAACCCTGAATTTTTCTTCTTTACCCATGAAAACGTTAATTTACCGGAATCTCAGAGATATATCTATCAATAAATAATCTTCAATTATCTACAGCACACTGGGGGAAAGACATTATTTTCCCCCAG
This window harbors:
- the dppA_4 gene encoding Periplasmic dipeptide transport protein precursor; the encoded protein is MKKWMMWGTIFMLVVGLIGFASAQGRCVQVGGTLIHGSAGDASRLDPADVTDGISISMTDNIFEGLVRYKPGTSEVEPALAESWEISPDGLSFTFHLRKGVKFHDGTDFNADAVVYSLKRQFDPDHPFFKNGEWAYWQWMFTDVKDVVKVDDYTAQIILSNPNSTIMTSLAMFTASMVSPAAGEKYGADFFKNPVGTGPFKFVEWVKDDHLTLEVNLDYWGGRAYVDKLIFRSIPDPSVRLIELEKGSIDSMEYPNADDLERIKNNPNLYIQEAPGLNVGYLAMNMGEDTPGFEKPFGDVRVRKAIAHAINKPEIVEYLFQGTALLAKNPIPPIMWGYNDTIEDYEYNPEKAIELLKEAGYPNGFETTFWVMPVSRPYMFDPPKIAEAIQADLEAVGIKANIYSVEWGTYLQETEAGKHPMCMLGWTGDNGDPDNFIYVLLDKDAAIVGSAGNVAFYRNDELHDILIKAQRTYDIAERTALYEKAQEIIHADVPWVPIAHAKVFMVFKKNVRGFVMYPTERKFFNTVSIEQE
- the rbsB_4 gene encoding D-ribose-binding periplasmic protein precursor, with protein sequence MKKSFIFILLVGILVFTFVVGVGAQEKKLKFAWCPTIEDPFYRMIGKGIADKCEELGIDLFVTEYLKSWGAEIQVPVLEATAARGDIDLLITGPAAKDSLIAPLKKIYDSGIEVLTVDTYLGDGDYSKESDYSFPLSFIGTDNFQGGVEVGKHLAEMIGGKGKVFVSTTNPDVSSVVERVEGFKKGISDYPDIELVGVEYNLDNQEKAQQQTAAALQANPDIVGVFGTNLFSARGSYQAVVNAGLTGAVKIASWDATVDLINALKEGQVDLVLAQNPYAMGQLAVEWGYKFFTEDAEVPKKLNPEFFFFTHENVNLPESQRYIYQ